Proteins co-encoded in one Gracilimonas sp. genomic window:
- a CDS encoding O-antigen ligase family protein, translating into MSWATGSVYISASISLIILLCFARIKKSSLLLFIVMTILLTVNNFFAVGPWNYFEYIQMLGLLFVFMFFRVINSEIGNSIYRGFNLGSYLITLGFILLIAQSNPTQEDYRLFSVSGTYNYTSFYIYFGFIIAPYVLEKRLVFRILDFLIFIMLTYFFATRSILVLGTLSYFILNLSIKNKSLAVVNIILLIFSLSFIVSPDVYIDLFYSITNFSTDTSNIYRLGMFHLSFESVWQNEFGWGIGNSATILSNSGFPFPHAHNTLANWLLDFGLAGFLLYFSFIVYIIKLLFSNKSKVAFIVTLFLIAYSNIDALQYNILVSMTTIITAKSISKI; encoded by the coding sequence ATGAGTTGGGCTACCGGTTCTGTTTATATTTCAGCAAGCATATCACTTATCATTCTTTTGTGCTTTGCAAGAATCAAAAAAAGCTCGCTATTGCTTTTTATTGTCATGACGATTCTTCTAACTGTAAATAATTTTTTTGCAGTAGGTCCTTGGAATTATTTTGAATACATACAAATGCTAGGATTACTATTTGTATTTATGTTCTTTAGGGTGATTAATAGTGAAATAGGAAATAGTATCTATCGGGGATTTAACCTGGGGAGTTATTTGATAACACTCGGTTTTATCCTTTTGATTGCCCAATCAAATCCAACGCAAGAAGACTATAGATTATTTTCAGTTTCAGGTACTTACAACTATACTTCATTCTACATTTATTTTGGGTTCATTATTGCTCCTTATGTGTTAGAAAAAAGGTTAGTTTTTAGGATATTGGATTTTTTGATATTCATAATGCTGACATATTTTTTTGCAACGAGATCAATTCTAGTGTTAGGCACCTTATCATATTTCATTCTTAATTTGAGTATAAAAAATAAGTCATTGGCAGTAGTAAATATTATACTTCTAATATTTTCTTTATCATTTATCGTTAGCCCAGATGTTTATATTGACCTATTTTACTCAATAACAAATTTTAGTACTGATACTAGTAATATTTATAGACTAGGGATGTTCCATCTGAGTTTTGAATCAGTTTGGCAAAATGAATTTGGATGGGGAATAGGAAATTCTGCTACAATTTTAAGTAATAGTGGATTTCCTTTTCCTCACGCTCATAATACATTGGCAAATTGGTTGTTGGATTTTGGGTTAGCTGGCTTTTTACTCTACTTTTCTTTCATCGTCTATATCATTAAACTTTTATTTAGCAATAAAAGTAAAGTAGCATTTATAGTAACTTTATTCTTGATTGCATATTCAAATATTGATGCTTTGCAGTATAACATCTTAGTTTCTATGACTACGATAATAACAGCTAAAAGTATCAGCAAAATATGA
- a CDS encoding sugar transferase — protein sequence MRYLDILISLLALVILSPVMFIISLIIFFTDGRPVLFKQQRVGLNMEEFTILKFRTMKNEKNHASKIEFTKKNDPRITFIGRILRKYSLDELPQFLNVFYGDMSIVGPRPDTPQQKVNYDNATWQARHRVKPGITGLAQINGRSNITPEKRINYELEWIERKSLTLYLSVIWKTFFIKAKDSF from the coding sequence ATGAGATACTTAGATATTTTAATTTCTTTATTGGCATTAGTAATATTGTCACCTGTCATGTTCATTATTAGCTTAATAATCTTTTTTACTGATGGTAGACCTGTTTTATTCAAGCAACAGAGAGTTGGATTAAACATGGAAGAGTTTACCATTTTAAAGTTTCGAACGATGAAAAATGAAAAGAATCATGCAAGTAAAATTGAGTTTACAAAGAAAAATGATCCTCGAATCACTTTTATAGGAAGAATACTAAGGAAGTATTCTTTGGATGAGCTTCCTCAATTTTTGAATGTATTCTACGGAGATATGTCTATTGTAGGTCCAAGACCAGATACTCCTCAACAAAAAGTAAATTATGATAATGCAACATGGCAAGCAAGACATCGTGTTAAACCTGGGATTACTGGTCTCGCACAAATAAATGGTAGGAGTAATATTACGCCAGAGAAGAGAATAAATTATGAGCTTGAATGGATAGAACGAAAATCTTTGACCTTATATTTAAGTGTAATTTGGAAAACCTTTTTCATAAAGGCGAAAGATTCATTCTAA
- the asnB gene encoding asparagine synthase (glutamine-hydrolyzing): protein MCGIVGFNFLNQDKCSNPELIRNLLSSVAHRGPDDSGFEVYRSAMVGNTRLSIIDLSSGHQPMIGDDGNVSVVQNGEIFNYIELKEVLIKKGHDFKTESDTEVILKAYIEWGEAFVNRLNGMFAIAILDKKRNQLLLFRDRLGVKPLYYYQKEGDFLFSSEIKSFKKYNYFDKKVNNQSIANYLVLNYIPVPDTIFEYVHHIPPGYFGRIQLGDNSLELVQYWDIAHLDQNNNLSENDFIDSFEELLIDAVKLRLRSDVDVGAFLSGGLDSSLICALMRKNDQESEISTFSIGFHEKKFDESQYAKYVAQKYSLNNKLKFLGGDIVHLWDKVTYHNDQPHGDISFIPTYILSEFASKDLKVVLTGDGGDELFAGYLKYQMLENTGDLQKYFDTTTVFNEKELMNSLSPAFKKTINVGGARKLFTNCLAKVESRDLLNKVLYFETKQLLPGNNLVKPDKMAMANSLETRSPFMDYRLFELCYTMPGELKLRNGETKYLLKKLGLRYFNEEHVYRRKQMFTVPIGEWFKNKLGDYLMTIIESERLIERNIWDATQIRQLADDHKNGRENNTRKLRAIVNLELWYRMFID from the coding sequence ATGTGTGGTATAGTAGGTTTTAATTTTTTAAATCAAGACAAATGTTCAAACCCAGAACTGATTAGAAATCTATTATCTAGTGTAGCCCACCGTGGCCCAGATGACTCAGGTTTTGAGGTTTATCGGTCTGCTATGGTAGGAAATACTAGGTTAAGTATAATTGATTTGTCATCTGGACATCAGCCAATGATTGGGGATGATGGTAATGTTTCAGTAGTCCAAAACGGGGAAATTTTTAACTATATTGAGCTAAAAGAAGTTCTTATTAAAAAAGGTCATGATTTTAAAACGGAGAGTGATACTGAGGTAATTTTAAAGGCTTACATCGAATGGGGAGAGGCTTTTGTGAATAGGCTAAATGGAATGTTTGCAATTGCAATACTGGATAAAAAACGCAATCAATTATTACTTTTTAGGGATAGATTAGGAGTTAAACCTCTTTATTATTATCAAAAGGAAGGAGATTTTTTATTCTCTTCAGAAATCAAATCTTTTAAGAAGTACAACTATTTTGATAAAAAGGTTAACAACCAGTCAATAGCCAATTATCTTGTTTTAAACTACATACCTGTTCCTGATACAATTTTTGAGTATGTTCATCATATACCTCCAGGTTATTTTGGGAGAATTCAATTAGGGGATAATAGCCTAGAGTTGGTCCAATATTGGGACATTGCACACCTAGACCAAAATAATAATCTGTCTGAAAATGACTTCATTGATTCATTTGAAGAATTACTAATTGATGCTGTTAAGTTGCGATTGAGGAGTGATGTTGATGTAGGGGCATTTCTGAGTGGCGGATTAGATTCTAGCCTCATTTGCGCCTTGATGCGAAAAAATGATCAAGAAAGCGAAATTTCAACATTTAGCATAGGGTTTCACGAGAAAAAATTTGATGAATCCCAATATGCGAAATATGTAGCTCAGAAATATTCTCTGAACAACAAATTGAAATTTCTTGGAGGAGATATAGTGCATTTATGGGATAAGGTAACTTATCATAACGACCAACCTCATGGGGATATATCGTTTATACCAACTTATATTTTATCAGAATTTGCTAGTAAAGATTTAAAAGTAGTTTTAACCGGTGATGGAGGAGATGAATTATTTGCTGGCTATCTGAAATATCAAATGCTGGAAAATACTGGCGATCTTCAAAAATACTTTGATACTACTACAGTATTTAATGAGAAAGAATTAATGAATTCATTATCCCCTGCCTTTAAAAAAACAATTAATGTGGGTGGAGCGAGAAAACTATTTACTAATTGCCTCGCTAAGGTTGAAAGCAGAGATCTTTTGAATAAGGTTCTCTATTTTGAAACAAAGCAACTTCTTCCAGGAAATAATTTAGTAAAACCTGATAAAATGGCTATGGCAAACTCGTTGGAAACTCGAAGTCCGTTTATGGATTATCGACTTTTTGAATTATGTTATACGATGCCCGGGGAATTAAAGCTTAGAAATGGAGAAACAAAATATCTTCTAAAAAAATTAGGATTGCGTTATTTCAATGAAGAACATGTTTATAGAAGAAAGCAAATGTTTACTGTTCCAATTGGTGAATGGTTTAAGAATAAATTAGGTGATTATTTGATGACAATTATAGAAAGTGAAAGATTAATTGAGCGAAATATTTGGGATGCAACTCAAATAAGACAACTTGCAGATGATCATAAAAACGGCAGGGAAAATAATACAAGAAAATTGAGAGCGATAGTGAATCTAGAGCTATGGTATAGAATGTTTATTGATTGA
- a CDS encoding nucleotide sugar dehydrogenase → MGLNNLLQKIKGKEYRVGIIGLGYVGLPLLWTFHEAGLPVIGYDIDPKKVDNLHNGVPYIKHLGSEMMEVLSKSDRCDATTDFSRLDEADAILLCVPTPLDHHREPDMSYVEQTTETVSQHLRKGQLVILESTTWPGTTEELMIPILEKNSGLKAGEDFYVAYSPEREDPGNPNFNTAKIPKVVGGHGEEALQLATAMYDTAIVQTVPVTDCKTAEAVKLTENIFRSVNIALVNELKVVYESMGIDVHEVLDAADTKPFGFMKFTPGPGLGGHCIPIDPFYLTWKAREFEKHTRFIELAGEVNTNMPQYVIDQAMLALNTHKKAMNGSKVLVIGLAYKPDVDDMRESPTFKIFDLLKKVGAEVSYYDPFIPEVLPTREHAEWTGNKSIEWKKEIISEYDAVIISTNHSTIDYSELAEWNDCIIDTRNAMKGVKPKDDKHIFKA, encoded by the coding sequence ATGGGCTTAAACAATTTGCTTCAAAAAATTAAAGGCAAAGAATACAGAGTTGGAATCATTGGTTTGGGGTATGTCGGACTGCCTCTGCTTTGGACTTTTCATGAAGCTGGTTTACCGGTAATTGGTTATGATATAGACCCAAAAAAGGTAGATAACCTGCATAACGGTGTGCCTTATATCAAGCACCTTGGATCTGAGATGATGGAGGTATTGTCCAAATCTGACCGTTGTGACGCTACCACCGATTTCTCCCGCTTGGATGAAGCAGATGCCATTTTACTCTGTGTTCCAACTCCCCTGGATCATCACCGCGAGCCGGATATGAGTTATGTGGAACAAACTACAGAGACGGTATCACAACATCTGAGAAAAGGGCAACTGGTGATTTTGGAATCCACTACATGGCCAGGAACTACTGAGGAATTGATGATTCCTATTCTGGAAAAGAACTCTGGACTTAAAGCCGGAGAAGATTTTTACGTGGCTTATAGCCCTGAGCGAGAAGATCCGGGCAATCCAAATTTTAATACCGCTAAGATCCCGAAAGTAGTAGGTGGCCATGGGGAAGAAGCTCTGCAACTAGCGACGGCCATGTACGATACGGCTATTGTTCAAACAGTGCCGGTTACAGATTGTAAGACAGCGGAAGCAGTAAAGTTAACTGAAAACATTTTCCGATCTGTAAACATAGCCTTGGTGAATGAACTTAAGGTGGTGTATGAATCTATGGGAATTGATGTGCACGAAGTTTTGGATGCTGCAGATACCAAGCCGTTTGGCTTTATGAAATTTACTCCCGGCCCAGGATTAGGCGGGCACTGTATCCCCATTGACCCATTTTACCTGACCTGGAAGGCTCGCGAGTTCGAAAAACACACTCGTTTCATTGAGCTGGCCGGGGAAGTGAATACCAATATGCCTCAATATGTGATCGACCAGGCTATGCTAGCGTTGAATACGCATAAAAAAGCAATGAATGGGAGTAAGGTGTTGGTCATTGGACTGGCTTACAAACCGGATGTAGATGACATGCGGGAATCTCCTACTTTCAAGATTTTCGATCTGCTTAAGAAAGTGGGTGCTGAAGTATCTTATTATGATCCGTTTATCCCTGAAGTACTACCCACACGTGAACATGCAGAATGGACGGGCAATAAATCCATAGAATGGAAGAAGGAAATCATTTCTGAGTATGACGCTGTGATCATATCTACCAATCACTCAACTATTGATTACTCCGAGCTTGCTGAATGGAATGATTGTATTATTGATACCCGGAATGCGATGAAGGGAGTGAAGCCTAAGGACGACAAACATATTTTTAAAGCTTAG
- a CDS encoding aldolase/citrate lyase family protein: MKYYVIENDLDRIKYFDRIGIDRIFVDLEKLGKEERQKDLDTVKSDHSIQDIRSIKPILKQAELLVRIDPLNDQSEKQINEVVHAGADIIMLPFFSTSREVEKFVAYVDGRAKTNILIETAPAFVRFRDILAVDGIDEVHIGLNDLGIDLNLKFMFEIIAHRFLVPLTQYLREKEMFFGIGGIAALDKGKLPGRYILAEYYKLGASGTILSRTFSKMYAEGKDNFKKEFMKLDSEWEKLSSKNHSFFEDNIKKINKIVNSIIES, translated from the coding sequence ATGAAGTATTATGTAATAGAAAATGATTTAGATAGGATAAAATATTTTGATCGAATTGGAATAGATAGAATATTTGTTGACTTAGAGAAGCTTGGAAAAGAAGAAAGACAAAAGGATTTAGATACTGTAAAGAGTGACCATTCTATACAGGATATAAGGAGCATAAAACCCATTCTAAAACAGGCTGAGCTTTTAGTGCGCATAGACCCTCTGAATGATCAATCGGAGAAACAAATTAATGAAGTAGTACATGCTGGGGCTGATATTATCATGCTTCCTTTTTTTTCCACTTCTAGAGAAGTAGAGAAGTTTGTGGCATATGTAGATGGAAGAGCTAAAACAAATATTCTTATCGAAACTGCGCCTGCTTTTGTGCGCTTCAGAGATATATTAGCGGTTGACGGAATTGATGAGGTACACATCGGATTGAATGATTTGGGCATAGATTTAAATCTAAAATTCATGTTTGAAATAATTGCCCACCGTTTTTTAGTGCCTTTAACTCAATATTTAAGAGAGAAAGAAATGTTTTTTGGTATTGGCGGAATTGCAGCTCTTGATAAGGGAAAACTACCAGGAAGATACATATTAGCTGAATACTATAAGTTAGGAGCATCAGGAACAATATTATCCAGAACATTTTCTAAAATGTATGCGGAAGGAAAAGATAATTTCAAAAAAGAATTTATGAAATTAGATTCCGAATGGGAAAAACTATCTTCAAAGAACCATTCCTTTTTTGAAGATAATATTAAGAAAATAAATAAGATTGTTAATTCAATAATTGAATCATAA
- a CDS encoding glycosyltransferase family 4 protein yields MNILQIRGEFRDNGPGTQSLYISRELIRRGHKVFAISSGGVMVEKFEQNGITHTQIPYIAYGKRNPLNILKSIFLLRKYFDKHTIDVVHAHNAATLYMAYLASRFLKDKEISFFHSCRGIELRKMFTWRNWIYKKYPATIFAVSQWTKEQLINIGVDSKKIIVTNNGVDTDKYDITKKEQFKKEIRDEYKIPYDSIVIGIVGALGSKGHDELIRAFSMIKDEFPDAYLLIVGGGEKLEEFKNLAIEKGISKRCVFTGLRMDSYKLHAAMDIFCLASYWGEMFPNVLLEAMAYANPLISTKLSGIPEIVTEDVGFLIEPKNTRELAEKLKILLKNDNLRAKLGRNAYSKLKSKYTISKIVDKIETAYLTK; encoded by the coding sequence ATGAATATTTTGCAAATTAGAGGTGAATTTAGAGATAATGGTCCCGGTACACAATCTTTATATATTTCAAGAGAACTGATAAGAAGAGGGCATAAAGTCTTTGCTATTTCAAGTGGGGGTGTTATGGTTGAGAAGTTCGAGCAAAATGGAATTACTCATACTCAAATACCATATATAGCCTATGGCAAAAGAAATCCCCTAAATATTCTAAAGTCAATTTTTTTACTTAGGAAGTATTTTGACAAGCATACTATTGATGTAGTACATGCTCATAATGCAGCTACCTTATATATGGCTTATTTAGCTTCTCGGTTTTTAAAAGATAAAGAAATTAGTTTTTTTCACAGTTGTAGAGGTATTGAACTCCGGAAAATGTTTACATGGAGAAATTGGATTTATAAAAAATACCCAGCAACCATATTTGCAGTATCTCAATGGACTAAAGAACAACTTATAAACATAGGAGTCGACTCAAAAAAAATAATTGTCACTAATAATGGGGTTGATACCGACAAATATGACATTACAAAGAAAGAACAATTTAAAAAAGAAATACGGGATGAATATAAAATACCATATGATAGTATAGTTATTGGAATTGTTGGTGCATTAGGATCCAAGGGACATGATGAATTAATTCGAGCTTTTTCGATGATAAAGGACGAATTCCCAGATGCTTATTTATTAATCGTGGGCGGTGGTGAAAAACTTGAGGAGTTTAAGAATTTAGCGATTGAAAAAGGTATCTCGAAAAGGTGTGTATTTACTGGACTACGAATGGATAGTTATAAATTACATGCTGCAATGGATATATTTTGCCTAGCATCGTATTGGGGAGAAATGTTTCCTAATGTTTTATTGGAAGCGATGGCTTATGCAAATCCGCTCATCTCGACTAAGTTATCAGGTATACCAGAAATAGTTACTGAAGACGTTGGGTTTTTGATCGAACCTAAGAATACTAGAGAGCTTGCAGAAAAGTTAAAGATATTACTAAAAAATGATAATCTTAGGGCTAAATTAGGAAGAAATGCATATAGTAAATTAAAATCAAAATATACGATCAGTAAAATTGTAGATAAAATAGAGACAGCTTATTTAACAAAATGA
- a CDS encoding nucleoside-diphosphate sugar epimerase/dehydratase, translating into MMKNKIFEHKSFFKGVADIVIWTGITLLAFLLRLDGDLSGYLTTALLATGILFLVKFALIYYMGSYRQSWRNTGFNDIFHIVAMVSILTVPYTIIVLLGRSVINLPLSIPIIEFFLSILALTSLRAGTRFFIKYRIPRVNNHGETRRILIAGAGESGTLVAKEMLKNKDAQMQPVAFVDDDLSKRTQKFMGIPVKGTVFDIPNIVRRMNIDEIIIAMPSESGDVIRRVVEKSRQTDASYRIIPPLYDLLCGKVSISQIRNVDVEDLLRRKPIQLETQEIRSYIQNKKVLVTGAGGSIGSEIVRQISRFNPKHVILLGRGENSIHQLVREIDNEIPDLKYCIRICDVRDLTTLSKIFENEQPEVVFHAAAHKHVPLMEENPSQAIFNNVMGTRNLVNLSVEHRVSHFVNISTDKAVNPTSVMGASKRIAEHIVEWGSSQAKNGEIFVSVRFGNVLGSRGSVIPIFKDQIRKGGPVTVTHPDMVRYFMTIPEASQLVLQAGALKNNGAVYVLDMGDPVNIEQMARDLIKLSGFEPDVDIKIEHTGIRPGEKLFEELLTAEEGTDMTRHEKIFMARKHGVLDNLGQRLNQLKKVAEDGNKELIKEAIYNFVPTYSGFKNGVNKKKEQAEDMLA; encoded by the coding sequence ATGATGAAAAATAAAATATTCGAGCACAAGAGCTTTTTTAAAGGGGTTGCAGACATCGTTATTTGGACAGGAATCACACTTCTGGCCTTTTTACTACGCTTGGATGGAGACTTAAGTGGGTATCTCACTACAGCACTTCTAGCTACCGGAATTCTTTTCTTAGTCAAATTCGCGCTTATTTATTATATGGGCAGTTATCGGCAATCGTGGAGAAATACCGGCTTCAATGACATTTTTCATATTGTGGCAATGGTGTCTATTCTGACGGTTCCCTATACCATAATTGTGCTTTTGGGAAGGTCGGTGATTAATCTTCCTTTATCTATACCTATCATCGAGTTCTTTTTATCTATTCTGGCTCTTACCTCACTCCGGGCCGGTACCCGCTTTTTTATAAAATACCGAATTCCACGTGTCAATAATCACGGTGAAACCCGGCGTATTCTAATTGCCGGTGCGGGGGAAAGTGGTACCTTGGTTGCAAAGGAAATGCTTAAGAACAAGGATGCCCAGATGCAGCCGGTGGCTTTTGTGGATGATGACCTTTCCAAGCGGACTCAAAAGTTTATGGGCATACCGGTTAAAGGAACTGTTTTTGATATTCCGAATATCGTTCGCCGGATGAATATTGATGAAATTATCATAGCTATGCCATCAGAGTCAGGTGATGTGATTAGAAGAGTTGTTGAAAAGTCGCGACAAACGGATGCTAGTTATAGAATTATTCCTCCTTTATATGATTTATTATGTGGAAAAGTATCCATTAGTCAGATTCGGAATGTAGATGTGGAGGATCTGCTTCGCCGTAAACCCATTCAGCTTGAAACGCAGGAAATTCGATCCTATATACAAAACAAAAAAGTCTTGGTTACCGGTGCGGGTGGTTCCATTGGTTCTGAAATTGTTCGTCAGATTTCAAGATTCAATCCCAAGCACGTAATCCTGCTGGGCAGGGGGGAAAATAGTATTCATCAGTTGGTGCGCGAAATTGACAATGAAATACCGGACCTGAAATACTGCATACGCATTTGTGATGTTCGTGACCTGACCACTTTGAGTAAGATTTTTGAAAATGAGCAACCGGAAGTGGTTTTTCATGCGGCGGCTCACAAGCACGTTCCGCTAATGGAAGAAAATCCATCCCAGGCTATTTTTAATAATGTGATGGGAACCCGGAATCTTGTAAACCTTTCTGTTGAACACCGAGTATCTCATTTTGTAAATATTTCTACGGATAAAGCGGTAAATCCTACTTCGGTGATGGGAGCAAGTAAGCGCATAGCCGAACATATCGTGGAGTGGGGTTCCAGTCAGGCCAAAAATGGTGAGATTTTTGTTTCGGTACGATTTGGAAATGTGCTTGGAAGTCGCGGCAGTGTAATTCCAATTTTCAAGGATCAAATCCGAAAAGGTGGCCCTGTGACCGTTACACACCCAGACATGGTGCGCTACTTTATGACTATTCCTGAAGCCTCACAATTGGTATTGCAGGCTGGCGCCCTTAAAAATAATGGAGCAGTGTATGTATTGGATATGGGAGATCCGGTAAATATTGAGCAGATGGCGCGTGATCTAATTAAACTCAGTGGGTTTGAGCCTGATGTAGACATCAAGATTGAGCACACCGGCATTCGTCCTGGAGAAAAGTTATTTGAAGAGCTGCTTACAGCAGAAGAAGGAACCGACATGACCCGGCACGAGAAGATATTTATGGCCCGCAAACACGGTGTGTTAGATAATCTGGGGCAACGGCTTAATCAGCTTAAGAAAGTAGCAGAGGATGGAAATAAAGAACTTATCAAAGAAGCCATCTATAACTTTGTACCCACCTATTCTGGTTTTAAGAATGGAGTTAATAAAAAGAAGGAACAAGCTGAGGATATGTTAGCTTGA
- the asnB gene encoding asparagine synthase (glutamine-hydrolyzing) has protein sequence MCGILTIIDNEKVLSKGPSFEQLLELIKHRGPDHADYLEIDGLYLGHTRLSIIDLKGGDQPLVKDNKILLFNGEIYNYQTLKEELEREGISFSTKSDTEVLLECYNKYGYNFIEHLDGMFAFVIYDKLKEHLVFGRDKLGIKPLYFYQGEKHKVIASEMHPINALLPNLVSIKHSYIKEYLEKGYSFEKLYNDQKIINKGTVYTYDIETGEIDERFKLKLLKNTKNGITANSLKSLLEQEIESQLHADVDVGVLLSGGIDSSIITAIASNYRESINTYSITFDKSEFSESYYSQLVANKFKTNHKEFEFDEEKLLEYIPRMIECIDVPLYDPAMLPLMYLCDNVSKYQKVVLSGDGGDELFAGYTHLRILRYKQLIKPVIPVLFLLKSQSAKLRHVYEIIQSNLSNMSVNEKYQQDFEILDNKLLRKTDLCSMYYGLEVRVPFLSERLLKYVQQYPPSNFMNLKYGKTPLRKLASQLVGKEIAYKKKQGFRIPLKKWVNGILYDEIKDDVSDSMIPRKILDKTQINSYLSKPEIYYENLFKIYVLNKWLKKNIE, from the coding sequence ATGTGTGGAATTTTAACAATAATTGATAATGAGAAAGTTCTTAGTAAGGGTCCTTCATTTGAACAGCTTCTAGAATTGATTAAACATAGGGGACCTGATCATGCAGACTATTTAGAGATAGATGGTCTTTATTTAGGGCATACCAGGTTGAGTATAATTGATTTGAAAGGTGGAGATCAACCTCTTGTTAAGGATAATAAAATACTTCTATTTAATGGTGAAATATACAATTATCAGACGCTAAAGGAAGAATTGGAAAGAGAAGGTATCTCATTTTCCACAAAGAGTGACACCGAGGTGTTACTCGAGTGTTACAACAAATACGGCTATAATTTTATAGAGCACCTCGATGGTATGTTCGCGTTTGTTATTTATGATAAGTTAAAAGAACATTTGGTTTTTGGAAGAGATAAGTTGGGCATAAAACCATTATACTTTTATCAAGGGGAAAAGCATAAAGTAATTGCTTCGGAAATGCATCCGATTAATGCATTATTACCTAATTTAGTATCAATAAAACATAGCTATATAAAAGAATATTTAGAAAAGGGCTATTCATTTGAAAAACTATACAATGATCAGAAAATAATAAATAAAGGAACGGTCTATACTTATGACATTGAGACAGGAGAAATCGATGAAAGATTTAAGCTAAAATTATTAAAGAATACAAAAAATGGTATTACAGCGAATTCATTAAAAAGTTTACTTGAACAGGAAATTGAATCTCAGCTTCATGCAGATGTTGATGTTGGTGTTTTATTGAGCGGTGGCATTGATTCAAGCATAATAACTGCCATAGCGTCTAATTATAGAGAATCAATCAATACTTACTCAATTACGTTTGATAAAAGCGAATTTTCCGAATCTTATTATTCGCAGCTTGTAGCGAATAAATTTAAGACCAATCACAAGGAGTTTGAATTTGATGAGGAAAAGCTATTAGAATATATACCAAGAATGATAGAGTGTATAGATGTTCCATTGTATGACCCTGCAATGCTGCCACTTATGTATCTATGCGATAATGTTTCAAAATACCAAAAAGTGGTTTTGAGTGGTGACGGTGGTGATGAATTATTTGCGGGTTATACCCATCTTCGAATTTTGAGGTATAAACAATTAATAAAACCCGTAATCCCAGTTTTGTTCTTGTTGAAAAGCCAAAGTGCAAAGCTTCGTCACGTTTATGAGATTATTCAATCTAACCTCTCAAATATGAGTGTGAATGAAAAATATCAGCAAGATTTTGAAATCCTAGATAATAAACTACTTAGGAAAACAGACTTATGTTCTATGTATTATGGATTGGAAGTACGAGTTCCTTTTTTATCAGAGAGGTTGCTAAAGTATGTTCAACAGTATCCTCCAAGTAACTTTATGAATCTTAAGTATGGAAAAACTCCTTTACGAAAACTGGCAAGTCAGTTAGTCGGAAAAGAAATAGCTTATAAAAAGAAACAAGGTTTTAGAATTCCTTTGAAAAAATGGGTTAATGGAATATTGTATGATGAAATCAAAGATGATGTTTCAGATAGTATGATACCCAGAAAAATATTAGATAAAACTCAAATCAACAGCTATTTGTCAAAACCTGAAATATATTACGAAAACTTGTTCAAAATATATGTTTTGAACAAATGGCTTAAAAAGAATATAGAATGA